From the Paraburkholderia sp. PREW-6R genome, one window contains:
- the glgA gene encoding glycogen synthase GlgA, translated as MTIRALHVASELYPLLKTGGLADVAGALPPALIERGADVRVLLPGFPSVAAGLTDVRTVAQLGRHFDAPDVTLEQGTLPSNGLTVYMIRAKTLYDRPGNPYLNDEHVPYGDNAQRFALLGWVAAKMAQQLDPAWSPQIIHAHDWHAGLAPAYLKAAEREQGRALAHSIFTVHNLAYQGVFPAHQFGQLGLPDDFFSVYGIEFYGQLSFLKAGLYYSDRITTVSPAYAREIQTLAQGGGLDGLLRHRSHDLSGILNGVDYTVWNPTSDALLDNHYSVTRLAGKIACKEALQKRFGLTQKNDALLFGVVSRLTEQKGLDLLLEAVPEIVKRGGQLVVFGTGDPALENGLKRAAQTHPHSVAVELGFDETLAHTIVAGSDVIAVPSRFEPCGLTQLYALAYGSLPLVHCVGGLADTVVDASLENLADEIATGFVFERFELKGIAAAIRRAFALYGRRTDWKATQRRAMRQDFGWGASAERYLALYRELV; from the coding sequence ATGACGATTCGCGCCCTGCACGTCGCAAGCGAGCTGTATCCCCTCCTCAAAACGGGCGGTCTCGCCGACGTCGCGGGCGCATTGCCGCCCGCGCTGATCGAGCGCGGCGCCGATGTGCGCGTACTGCTGCCGGGCTTTCCGTCGGTCGCCGCCGGGCTGACCGACGTACGGACGGTCGCCCAGCTCGGGCGCCATTTCGACGCGCCGGACGTGACGCTGGAACAGGGCACGCTGCCGTCGAACGGGCTGACGGTTTACATGATCCGCGCCAAAACGCTTTACGACCGGCCCGGCAACCCGTATCTGAACGACGAACACGTCCCCTACGGCGACAACGCGCAGCGCTTCGCGCTGCTCGGCTGGGTCGCTGCAAAAATGGCGCAGCAGCTCGACCCGGCGTGGTCGCCACAGATCATTCACGCGCACGACTGGCACGCGGGCCTCGCGCCTGCCTATCTGAAAGCCGCCGAGCGCGAGCAGGGCCGCGCGCTCGCCCACAGCATCTTCACCGTACATAACCTTGCCTATCAGGGCGTCTTTCCCGCGCACCAGTTCGGCCAGCTCGGCCTGCCGGACGACTTCTTCAGCGTCTACGGCATCGAGTTCTACGGCCAGTTGTCCTTTCTCAAGGCAGGCCTGTATTACAGCGACAGGATCACCACGGTGAGCCCCGCTTACGCGCGGGAAATTCAGACGCTTGCACAGGGCGGCGGCCTGGACGGCCTGCTTCGGCACCGTTCGCACGATCTGAGCGGCATTCTGAACGGCGTCGATTACACCGTCTGGAATCCGACGAGCGATGCGCTCCTCGACAATCATTACAGCGTCACGCGCCTCGCCGGAAAGATCGCCTGCAAGGAGGCGCTGCAAAAGCGCTTCGGCCTCACGCAGAAAAACGACGCGCTGCTGTTCGGCGTGGTGAGCCGTCTGACCGAGCAGAAAGGCCTCGATCTGCTGCTCGAAGCGGTGCCCGAAATCGTCAAACGCGGCGGACAGCTCGTCGTGTTCGGCACGGGCGACCCCGCGCTTGAAAACGGCCTGAAGCGGGCGGCGCAAACGCACCCACACTCGGTCGCGGTCGAACTGGGCTTCGACGAAACGCTCGCCCACACCATCGTCGCGGGCAGTGACGTGATCGCGGTGCCGTCGCGCTTCGAGCCGTGCGGCCTCACGCAGCTCTACGCGCTCGCGTATGGCTCGCTGCCGCTCGTGCACTGCGTCGGCGGTCTCGCGGACACCGTGGTCGACGCCTCGCTCGAAAACCTTGCCGATGAGATCGCCACTGGCTTCGTGTTCGAACGCTTCGAGCTGAAGGGCATCGCCGCCGCGATCCGCCGCGCGTTCGCCCTCTACGGCCGCCGCACCGACTGGAAAGCCACCCAGCGGCGCGCGATGCGGCAGGACTTCGGCTGGGGTGCCTCCGCCGAGCGTTATCTCGCGTTGTATCGCGAACTGGTCTGA
- the glgC gene encoding glucose-1-phosphate adenylyltransferase, with product MDTPARLNDLQRTTLAIVLAGGRGTRLGPLTNKRVKPAVHFGGKYRIIDFALSNCLNSGIRRIAVVTQYKAHSLLRHLQRGWSFLRGEFGEFIDLWPAQQRVEGAHWYRGTADAVFQNLDIIRSIRPKYVIVLAGDHIYKQDYTRMILDHAESGADCTVGCIEVPRMEAVAFGVMHVDENRRVTGFVEKPADPPCIPGRPDTALASMGIYVFNADYLYSLLEDNITSIDTDHDFGKDILPRVVTQGTAIAHPFSMSCVSSDPNVEPYWRDVGTIDAYWAANLDLASTIPTLDLYDRSWPIWTYQEQLPPAKFVRDMKGLQGSGNNLIVCGGCVISGSQISRSVLSSNVKVSSFCNINEAVLLPQVTVGASCRLQKVVIDRGCAIPDGTVIGEDPVADAERFYRTESGVVLVTPETLQAKAN from the coding sequence ATGGACACTCCGGCACGATTGAACGATCTGCAACGCACGACCCTCGCCATCGTCCTCGCGGGCGGAAGAGGCACGCGGCTCGGGCCGCTCACCAATAAACGCGTTAAACCGGCAGTGCATTTCGGCGGCAAATACCGGATCATCGACTTCGCGCTGTCCAACTGTCTGAACTCGGGCATTCGCCGCATTGCGGTGGTCACGCAATACAAGGCGCACTCGCTGCTGCGTCATCTGCAGCGCGGCTGGAGTTTCCTGCGCGGCGAGTTCGGCGAATTCATCGACCTGTGGCCGGCGCAGCAGCGCGTCGAAGGCGCGCACTGGTATCGCGGCACGGCCGACGCCGTGTTCCAGAACCTCGACATCATCCGCTCGATCCGGCCCAAGTATGTGATCGTGCTGGCGGGCGACCACATCTACAAGCAGGACTACACGCGGATGATCCTCGACCACGCAGAAAGCGGCGCGGATTGCACGGTCGGCTGCATCGAGGTGCCCCGAATGGAAGCGGTGGCCTTCGGCGTGATGCATGTCGACGAAAATCGGCGCGTGACCGGCTTCGTCGAGAAACCGGCGGATCCGCCCTGCATTCCCGGCCGTCCCGACACCGCCCTCGCGAGCATGGGCATCTACGTGTTCAATGCGGACTATCTGTACTCGCTGCTCGAAGACAACATCACCAGCATCGACACCGATCACGACTTCGGCAAGGACATCCTGCCGCGCGTAGTCACCCAGGGCACGGCGATCGCGCATCCGTTCAGCATGTCGTGCGTATCGTCCGATCCGAATGTCGAGCCGTACTGGCGCGACGTCGGCACGATCGACGCGTACTGGGCGGCCAACCTCGATCTCGCCTCCACGATTCCGACGCTCGATCTGTACGACCGCTCGTGGCCGATCTGGACGTATCAGGAACAGTTGCCGCCCGCCAAATTCGTGCGCGACATGAAAGGCCTGCAAGGCTCGGGCAATAATCTGATCGTGTGCGGCGGCTGTGTGATCTCGGGGTCACAGATTTCGCGCTCGGTGTTGTCCTCGAACGTGAAAGTGAGTTCGTTCTGTAACATCAATGAGGCAGTGTTGCTGCCACAGGTCACAGTCGGCGCGAGTTGCCGCCTGCAGAAGGTCGTGATCGACCGCGGGTGTGCGATTCCCGACGGCACGGTCATCGGCGAAGATCCGGTGGCCGACGCCGAGCGCTTCTACCGTACCGAGTCAGGCGTCGTGCTGGTCACGCCCGAAACGCTACAGGCAAAAGCGAACTGA
- a CDS encoding alpha/beta hydrolase, with amino-acid sequence MSSCRHTLLAILGGCVFFAAPTALTTPLAAFAAETAASAGTDGASGAAHAGSEAGTSAAASDDAGPAYGPELQGFNYPAPVDQYEFRSQGVALHMAYMDIKSAHANGRTAVLLHGKNFCAATWDATIRRLSDAGYRVIAPDQIGFCKSSKPEHYQYSFQQLARNTHALLESLGVTDATMIGHSTGGMLAIRYALMYPRETQQLVLVDPIGLEDWKAKGVPSLSVDQWYARELKTTADSIRRYEQSTYYAGQWRADYEPWVQMLAGMYRGPGKQIVAWNSALLYDMIYTQPVVYELGQLSMPTLLLIGQKDTTAIGKDAAPPEVRAKLGHYPELGKAAAKAIPHATLIEFAELGHAPQMQDPQAFHKALLDGMAAVPANR; translated from the coding sequence ATGAGTTCCTGCCGGCATACCTTGCTCGCCATTCTGGGCGGCTGTGTATTTTTTGCGGCGCCGACGGCGCTAACGACACCCCTCGCGGCGTTCGCCGCAGAGACAGCGGCCTCGGCTGGAACTGATGGAGCGAGCGGTGCCGCGCACGCGGGGAGCGAGGCCGGTACGTCGGCCGCTGCTTCTGACGATGCGGGTCCCGCTTACGGTCCCGAGTTGCAGGGCTTCAATTATCCGGCGCCCGTCGACCAGTACGAATTCAGGTCACAGGGCGTGGCGCTGCATATGGCTTACATGGATATCAAATCCGCCCATGCGAATGGACGCACGGCGGTGTTGCTGCATGGCAAGAACTTTTGCGCGGCCACGTGGGACGCGACGATCCGGCGGCTGAGCGACGCGGGCTACCGGGTGATCGCGCCTGACCAGATCGGTTTTTGCAAATCGAGCAAGCCTGAGCATTACCAGTACAGCTTCCAGCAACTGGCGCGCAACACGCATGCGTTGCTCGAATCGCTCGGCGTGACCGATGCCACCATGATCGGCCATTCGACCGGCGGCATGCTTGCCATCCGCTATGCGCTCATGTACCCGCGCGAGACGCAGCAACTGGTGCTGGTCGATCCGATCGGCCTCGAAGACTGGAAAGCGAAGGGCGTGCCGTCGCTGTCGGTCGATCAATGGTACGCGCGCGAACTGAAGACGACCGCCGACAGCATTCGCCGCTACGAGCAATCCACCTACTACGCGGGACAGTGGCGCGCCGACTACGAACCGTGGGTGCAGATGCTCGCGGGCATGTATCGCGGACCGGGCAAGCAGATCGTCGCGTGGAATTCAGCTTTGCTTTACGACATGATCTACACGCAGCCTGTTGTTTACGAGTTGGGTCAACTGAGCATGCCGACGCTGTTGCTGATCGGGCAGAAGGACACGACCGCCATCGGCAAGGATGCGGCGCCGCCCGAGGTGCGCGCGAAGCTCGGCCATTATCCGGAACTCGGCAAGGCTGCCGCGAAAGCGATTCCGCACGCGACGCTGATCGAGTTCGCCGAGCTAGGGCACGCGCCGCAGATGCAGGACCCGCAGGCGTTTCACAAGGCGTTGCTCGACGGGATGGCGGCGGTGCCGGCGAATCGCTAG
- a CDS encoding LLM class flavin-dependent oxidoreductase, translating to MIPFSVLDLSPVTAGATPADAFRNTLDLAQHAEKWNYHRYWLAEHHNMTGIASAATAVVIGHVAGGTKTIRVGSGGIMLPNHAPLVIAEQFGTLASLYPDRIDLGLGRAPGTDQTTARALRRDLQNSADSFPDDVVELQRYFADPVPGQRIRAVPGAGLHVPLWLLGSSLFSAQLAATLGLPFAFASHFAPDYLLTALKVYREQFRASATLDKPYAMVGVNLFAADSNDEAQRLFTSLQQQFINLRRGTPGLLQPPVERLEASDMELNGVAHSLACTVIGDRDAVREGLLSVIEQTGADELMLTAQIYDHTARLRSFEIGAQVRDELSASK from the coding sequence ATGATCCCCTTCTCGGTCCTCGACCTGTCACCCGTCACTGCTGGCGCCACCCCCGCCGACGCATTCCGTAACACGCTCGACCTCGCGCAGCATGCGGAAAAGTGGAACTACCATCGCTACTGGCTCGCGGAGCATCACAACATGACCGGAATCGCCAGCGCGGCCACCGCCGTCGTGATCGGTCACGTCGCAGGGGGTACGAAGACAATCCGCGTGGGCTCGGGCGGCATCATGCTGCCCAACCATGCCCCGCTCGTCATCGCGGAACAGTTCGGCACGCTCGCGTCGCTGTACCCCGACCGTATCGACCTGGGACTCGGTCGCGCGCCCGGCACCGACCAGACCACCGCCCGCGCGCTGCGCCGGGACCTGCAAAATAGCGCAGACTCTTTTCCCGATGACGTCGTGGAGTTGCAGCGCTATTTCGCCGACCCGGTGCCCGGTCAACGCATCCGCGCCGTGCCCGGTGCGGGCCTGCACGTGCCGCTGTGGCTGCTCGGCTCGTCGCTGTTCAGCGCGCAACTCGCGGCCACGCTCGGTCTGCCGTTCGCGTTCGCGTCCCACTTCGCACCCGACTACCTGCTCACCGCATTGAAGGTCTACCGCGAACAGTTCCGTGCGTCGGCTACCCTCGACAAACCGTATGCAATGGTCGGCGTCAACCTGTTTGCAGCAGATTCGAACGACGAAGCGCAGCGTCTCTTTACCTCGCTGCAGCAGCAGTTCATCAACCTGCGACGCGGCACGCCAGGACTGTTGCAGCCGCCCGTCGAGCGTCTCGAAGCATCGGACATGGAACTGAACGGCGTTGCGCATTCGCTTGCGTGCACGGTCATCGGTGACCGCGACGCGGTGCGCGAAGGTTTGCTGTCGGTCATCGAGCAAACCGGCGCCGACGAATTGATGCTCACCGCGCAGATCTATGACCACACCGCGCGTCTGCGCTCGTTCGAAATCGGCGCACAAGTGCGTGATGAACTGAGCGCGAGCAAGTAA
- a CDS encoding rhodanese-related sulfurtransferase, with translation MSFAKVFRTRSFRDVRQALLEREEIALVDVREEDPHARSHPLFAANLPLSRLELDAPVRLPRLAVPIVVFDDGEGLAERAAERLEELGYTHVTLLEGGLQGWRDAGGELFKDVNVPSKAFGELVESERHTPSMPPSQVQALLDREANVVVLDARRYDEYHTMNIPGSISVPGAELVLRARQIAPDPATRIIVNCAGRTRGIIGAQSLINAGVPNPVAALRNGTMGWTLAGQALAHGSSRRFDPHVDDHVRLVSADAARNVANRARVGRTSRDEARRWAGEAVRTVYRFDVRTPEEYEAGHVPGFRSAPGGQLVQETDMFAPVRGARVILADNDGVRANMTASWLAQMNIEVYVVDGLMPADFAEKSSGPSARHAPTPPAVDELTPTELRTLLQSPGTAVLDFTTSANYVEHHIPGAWFVIRSNLEQALLKLPAAQRYVLTCGSSLLARFAAPEVVALTGKPVQVLSGGTNAWIDADLPLEIGETRMASPRIDRYRRPYEGTDNAREAMNAYLEWEYGLVAQLGRDGTHGFHVI, from the coding sequence ATGAGTTTCGCCAAAGTATTTCGTACCCGATCTTTCAGAGATGTGCGCCAAGCCCTCCTCGAGCGCGAGGAAATCGCGCTCGTGGATGTGCGCGAAGAAGATCCGCACGCGCGTAGTCACCCATTATTCGCAGCCAATTTGCCGCTGTCGCGGCTTGAACTCGACGCGCCGGTTCGTCTGCCGCGCCTGGCGGTCCCCATTGTCGTATTCGACGACGGCGAAGGTCTCGCCGAGCGAGCGGCTGAGCGGCTGGAGGAACTGGGCTACACCCATGTCACGTTGCTCGAAGGAGGTTTGCAGGGCTGGCGTGATGCAGGGGGTGAACTGTTTAAAGACGTAAACGTGCCGAGCAAGGCGTTCGGTGAACTGGTGGAAAGCGAGCGCCACACGCCATCCATGCCGCCTTCGCAGGTGCAGGCGCTGCTCGATCGTGAGGCGAATGTCGTGGTGCTGGACGCGCGCCGATACGACGAATATCACACGATGAACATTCCGGGCAGCATCAGCGTGCCCGGGGCCGAACTCGTGCTGCGCGCGCGGCAGATCGCGCCGGACCCGGCCACACGAATCATCGTCAACTGTGCGGGGCGCACGCGCGGCATCATCGGCGCGCAGTCACTGATCAATGCGGGCGTGCCCAATCCGGTCGCGGCGCTGCGCAATGGAACAATGGGCTGGACGCTCGCTGGTCAGGCGCTCGCGCACGGCAGTTCGCGGCGCTTCGATCCGCACGTGGACGACCACGTGCGTCTCGTTTCCGCCGACGCCGCGCGCAATGTCGCGAACCGCGCGCGCGTGGGCCGTACGTCGCGCGACGAAGCGCGCCGCTGGGCCGGCGAAGCGGTGCGGACCGTCTACCGTTTCGACGTGCGCACGCCGGAAGAATACGAAGCGGGGCATGTCCCCGGTTTTCGCAGCGCGCCCGGCGGTCAACTCGTTCAGGAGACCGACATGTTCGCGCCGGTGCGCGGCGCCCGCGTGATCCTCGCGGACAACGACGGCGTGCGCGCCAATATGACGGCATCGTGGCTCGCGCAGATGAACATCGAGGTCTATGTCGTGGATGGTCTGATGCCTGCCGACTTCGCGGAGAAGAGTTCCGGCCCGTCGGCGCGCCATGCACCCACGCCGCCGGCAGTCGATGAACTGACCCCTACCGAACTGCGCACGTTGCTGCAATCGCCCGGCACGGCGGTGCTGGATTTCACGACCAGCGCAAACTACGTGGAGCATCACATTCCCGGCGCGTGGTTCGTGATCCGCTCGAATCTCGAACAGGCGCTGCTCAAGCTGCCCGCTGCGCAACGCTATGTCCTCACGTGCGGCAGCAGCCTGCTTGCACGCTTCGCCGCGCCCGAGGTTGTGGCATTGACCGGCAAGCCGGTTCAGGTGCTAAGCGGTGGCACGAATGCATGGATCGATGCGGATCTGCCGCTGGAAATTGGCGAGACGCGGATGGCGTCGCCGCGCATCGACCGTTATCGTCGTCCTTACGAGGGCACCGATAACGCGCGTGAAGCAATGAACGCATATCTCGAATGGGAGTACGGACTCGTCGCGCAACTCGGCCGCGATGGCACGCATGGCTTTCATGTGATCTGA
- a CDS encoding patatin-like phospholipase family protein: MIRRRRYSRIGLVLGGGAARGWAHIGAIRALHDAGIKPDVVCGTSIGALVGAVYANGDLDWLEEWVSRLTWQTVVRLLDLRLSGGLLGGRKVIQLFADKFNGRSIAQLNMPFAAVATELDSGRESWLQDGSVVDAVRASIAIPGIFTPVWHNGVWLVDGGLSNPVPVSVARGMRADCVIAVDLNNDILNGRDFGGAVVDTPALDPSAPPPVALRRNGKPWPRWLAPAEARATDDVRVPPPPTGRVPSMLSSIAQSIDIMQVRITRSRLAGEPADILIQPRLGGMGIFDFHRAAPAIEEGRAAVEHMLPAIRARLGID, translated from the coding sequence ATGATACGTCGACGTCGGTACAGCCGTATCGGGCTGGTGTTGGGAGGGGGCGCCGCACGCGGCTGGGCGCATATCGGCGCAATCCGTGCGCTGCACGATGCGGGTATCAAGCCCGACGTAGTGTGCGGCACGTCGATCGGTGCGCTCGTCGGCGCGGTCTACGCGAACGGCGATCTCGACTGGCTGGAGGAGTGGGTGTCGCGTCTGACATGGCAAACCGTGGTACGCCTGCTCGATCTGCGGCTCTCGGGCGGTCTGCTGGGTGGACGCAAAGTGATCCAGCTTTTCGCCGACAAATTCAATGGACGATCAATCGCGCAACTGAACATGCCGTTCGCGGCCGTGGCCACCGAACTCGATTCGGGCCGCGAAAGCTGGCTGCAGGACGGCAGCGTGGTGGACGCGGTGCGTGCGTCGATTGCGATTCCCGGCATATTCACGCCGGTGTGGCACAACGGCGTATGGCTCGTGGACGGCGGCCTGAGCAATCCGGTGCCGGTGTCGGTCGCGCGTGGCATGCGGGCGGACTGCGTGATTGCCGTCGATCTGAATAACGACATCCTCAATGGCCGCGATTTCGGCGGCGCCGTGGTCGATACGCCGGCGCTCGACCCATCCGCGCCGCCGCCCGTCGCGCTGCGGCGCAACGGCAAACCCTGGCCACGCTGGCTCGCGCCCGCGGAAGCACGCGCCACCGACGACGTACGCGTGCCGCCTCCGCCAACTGGGCGCGTGCCGTCCATGCTCAGTTCGATCGCGCAGAGCATCGACATCATGCAGGTACGGATCACGCGGAGCCGGCTCGCCGGCGAGCCGGCGGACATTCTGATTCAGCCGCGTCTGGGTGGAATGGGAATCTTCGATTTTCATCGCGCCGCGCCGGCTATCGAAGAGGGACGCGCGGCGGTCGAGCACATGCTGCCCGCCATTCGGGCGCGTCTGGGGATCGACTAG
- the hisQ gene encoding histidine ABC transporter permease HisQ, with the protein MFLYGFGPVLLAGTIQTIELSVLSLAAAVLLGLAGAAAKLSFNRPLRALATGYTTLIRSVPDLVLMLLLFYSIQIAVNNFTDALSLPQFDIDPFVAGVLTLGFIYGAYFTETFRGAFLAVPRGQLEAGSAYGMSGARVFTRILFPQMMRFALPGIGNNWQVLVKATALVSIIGLADVVKAAQDAGKSTFNMFFFIMIAALIYLAITTASNLVLIWLEKRYSIGVRHAEL; encoded by the coding sequence GTGTTCCTTTATGGCTTTGGTCCGGTGTTGCTGGCCGGCACGATCCAGACGATCGAGCTGTCCGTCCTGTCGCTGGCGGCGGCCGTGCTGCTCGGCCTCGCGGGCGCGGCGGCGAAACTGTCGTTCAACCGCCCATTGCGCGCGCTGGCAACGGGTTATACGACGCTGATCCGCTCGGTGCCGGACCTCGTGCTGATGTTGCTGCTGTTCTATAGCATCCAGATCGCCGTCAATAATTTCACTGACGCGCTGAGCCTGCCGCAATTCGATATCGACCCGTTCGTGGCGGGCGTGCTGACGCTCGGCTTCATTTACGGCGCGTATTTCACCGAGACGTTTCGCGGCGCGTTCCTCGCGGTGCCGCGCGGCCAGCTGGAAGCGGGCAGCGCGTACGGCATGAGCGGTGCGCGGGTCTTCACGCGCATCCTGTTTCCGCAAATGATGCGTTTTGCGCTGCCGGGTATCGGCAACAACTGGCAGGTGCTCGTGAAGGCCACGGCGCTGGTGTCGATCATCGGTCTCGCGGACGTCGTGAAAGCCGCGCAGGACGCAGGCAAAAGCACCTTCAACATGTTCTTCTTCATCATGATCGCCGCGCTCATCTATCTGGCGATCACCACGGCGTCGAATCTCGTGCTGATCTGGCTGGAAAAGCGCTATTCGATCGGCGTGCGCCACGCGGAGCTTTGA
- a CDS encoding ABC transporter permease has product MIDILSQFWRAFLYWDGQRISGLAVTLWLLVASIAIGFVLAIPLAVARVSKKRWLSTPVRLYTYVFRGTPLYVQLLLIYTGMYSLEFVRSHQLLDAFFRSGFHCAILAFALNTCAYTTEIFAGAIRSTSHGEVEAARAYGMSGFTMYRRVVIPSALRRALPLYSNEVILMLHATTVAFTATVPDILKVARDANSATYQSFNAFGLAALIYLVVSFALVALFRRAERRWLGYLAVRAH; this is encoded by the coding sequence ATGATCGACATTCTCAGCCAGTTCTGGCGCGCGTTCCTGTACTGGGACGGTCAGCGCATCTCGGGTCTTGCAGTGACGCTATGGCTGCTGGTGGCGTCGATCGCAATCGGCTTCGTGCTGGCGATTCCGCTTGCGGTGGCGCGCGTGTCGAAGAAGCGCTGGCTGTCCACGCCGGTGCGTCTTTACACCTACGTGTTTCGCGGCACGCCGCTTTACGTGCAATTGCTGCTGATCTACACCGGCATGTACAGCCTGGAATTCGTGCGCTCGCATCAACTGCTGGACGCATTCTTTCGCAGCGGTTTTCACTGCGCGATCCTTGCGTTTGCACTGAACACCTGCGCTTACACCACGGAAATTTTCGCGGGCGCGATCCGTTCCACGTCGCATGGTGAAGTGGAAGCGGCACGCGCGTATGGGATGAGCGGTTTCACGATGTACCGCCGCGTTGTGATACCGTCCGCGCTGCGCCGGGCGCTGCCGTTGTACAGTAACGAAGTGATCCTCATGTTGCATGCCACCACGGTCGCGTTCACGGCCACTGTGCCGGACATCCTGAAAGTGGCGCGTGATGCAAACTCGGCCACCTACCAGTCGTTCAATGCATTTGGACTCGCCGCGCTGATTTACCTCGTGGTGTCGTTTGCGCTAGTGGCGCTGTTCCGTCGCGCCGAGCGGCGCTGGCTCGGCTACCTGGCGGTGCGTGCGCATTGA
- a CDS encoding ABC transporter ATP-binding protein: MLHTTQTEACKLAVQDIHKRYGDNEVLKGVSLNANKGDVISIIGASGSGKSTFLRCINFLERPNAGQIVVDGEAVKTKADRAGNLEVADHKQLQRIRTKLAMVFQHFNLWAHMNVIENIVEAPIHVLGLPRREAEDRAREYLEKVGLAPRLEKQYPSHLSGGQQQRVAIARALAMNPDVMLFDEPTSALDPELVGEVLKVMQKLAEEGRTMIVVTHEMGFARNVSNHVMFLHQGRTEEEGLPAEVLSSPRSERLKQFLSGSLK; encoded by the coding sequence TTGCTCCACACGACTCAAACCGAAGCTTGCAAGCTCGCCGTTCAGGACATCCACAAGCGCTACGGCGACAACGAAGTGCTCAAGGGCGTGTCGCTGAACGCGAACAAAGGCGACGTGATCAGCATTATCGGCGCGAGCGGGTCGGGCAAAAGCACGTTCCTGCGCTGCATCAATTTTCTGGAGCGGCCGAACGCAGGGCAGATCGTCGTCGACGGCGAAGCGGTGAAGACGAAAGCCGACCGCGCGGGCAATCTCGAAGTGGCGGATCACAAGCAGCTGCAGCGCATTCGCACGAAGCTCGCCATGGTGTTCCAGCACTTCAACTTGTGGGCGCACATGAACGTGATCGAGAATATCGTCGAAGCACCGATTCATGTACTCGGCTTGCCGCGTCGTGAAGCGGAAGACCGCGCGCGCGAATATCTGGAGAAGGTCGGGCTCGCGCCGCGCCTCGAGAAGCAGTATCCATCGCATCTGTCGGGCGGCCAGCAGCAGCGGGTGGCGATTGCCCGCGCGCTCGCAATGAATCCCGACGTGATGCTGTTCGACGAACCCACGTCCGCGCTCGACCCGGAACTCGTGGGCGAAGTGCTGAAGGTGATGCAGAAGCTCGCCGAAGAAGGCCGCACGATGATCGTCGTCACGCATGAAATGGGTTTTGCGCGCAACGTGTCGAACCACGTGATGTTCCTGCACCAGGGGCGCACGGAAGAAGAGGGCCTGCCTGCGGAAGTGCTCAGCTCGCCGCGCAGCGAGCGTCTGAAGCAGTTCCTGTCCGGCAGCCTGAAGTGA
- a CDS encoding GlxA family transcriptional regulator produces MPRTSSPARITQVAIVALPPVSMSGVGPIVDALNLANEIDGRALYRVQVCSWDGRPVALSGGAQWAADAAFGDAISCDWLIVVSERFQQFADYRLFLASLSRVGQRTPLVTGIHHGVWWLAMAGQLSGYRVSVNWETYQQFSEQFERSIVTQQIFEIDRDRATCAGGQATVDFMLAMIGREHGPELADRIADTLGVGVLRAGEERQRIPFVTAPGERHPRLNDALLLMEANIEDPLTTDEIAGLVGVSRRQLERLFRQYLGSMPSKYYLGLRLSKARTQLQRTSKSVVQISLACGFSSAAHFSNAYRERFGVTPREDRRNWIDKQTGATGAAASEPRPAALIERPDQAD; encoded by the coding sequence ATGCCTCGCACGTCCAGCCCGGCTCGCATCACGCAGGTCGCTATCGTTGCCTTGCCGCCCGTGTCGATGTCGGGCGTGGGACCGATCGTCGACGCGCTGAATCTCGCCAATGAAATCGACGGCCGTGCACTGTACCGCGTGCAGGTCTGCTCATGGGACGGCCGTCCGGTGGCGCTCTCGGGCGGCGCGCAGTGGGCCGCCGATGCCGCGTTCGGCGACGCCATCTCGTGCGACTGGCTGATCGTCGTCAGCGAGCGGTTTCAGCAGTTTGCCGATTACCGGCTCTTCCTCGCCAGCCTTTCGCGCGTCGGGCAACGTACGCCGCTCGTCACCGGTATTCACCACGGCGTGTGGTGGCTCGCGATGGCGGGGCAGTTGTCCGGCTATCGCGTGAGCGTGAACTGGGAAACCTATCAGCAGTTCTCCGAGCAGTTCGAGCGCTCTATCGTCACGCAGCAGATTTTCGAAATCGACCGCGATCGCGCCACGTGCGCCGGCGGTCAGGCCACCGTCGATTTCATGCTGGCGATGATCGGCCGCGAGCATGGCCCCGAACTCGCCGACCGGATCGCCGACACGCTCGGCGTGGGCGTGTTGCGCGCGGGCGAGGAACGTCAGCGCATTCCATTCGTGACCGCGCCCGGCGAGCGCCATCCGCGTCTGAACGACGCGCTGCTCCTGATGGAAGCGAATATTGAAGACCCGCTCACCACGGACGAAATCGCCGGCCTCGTGGGCGTGTCGCGGCGTCAGCTGGAGCGCCTGTTTCGCCAGTATCTCGGCTCCATGCCGTCCAAATATTATCTCGGCCTGCGGCTTTCGAAGGCGCGCACGCAACTGCAGCGCACCAGCAAGTCGGTGGTGCAGATCAGTCTTGCTTGCGGGTTCTCGTCGGCGGCGCATTTTTCGAATGCGTACCGCGAACGCTTTGGTGTCACACCGCGAGAGGATCGTCGTAACTGGATCGACAAACAGACCGGCGCGACGGGCGCGGCAGCAAGCGAACCGCGGCCCGCGGCGTTGATCGAACGGCCGGATCAGGCGGATTGA